One Candidatus Binataceae bacterium DNA segment encodes these proteins:
- a CDS encoding MaoC/PaaZ C-terminal domain-containing protein: MAAKLKYDSLKVGDEIPKLVIEGVTRPDFVRYAGASGDFVPLHYDQTFVEAAGIPTVFAQGMFTAGLLSKAVTDYVGIGNVRQYKVRFATRVWPGDVVTCTGKITSKLEKDGEKQIEGDLIVTNQKGEPAIRGSFRAACA, encoded by the coding sequence ATGGCAGCAAAGCTGAAATACGATTCACTCAAGGTCGGTGACGAGATTCCCAAGCTGGTGATCGAAGGCGTGACGCGTCCCGACTTCGTGCGCTATGCCGGCGCTTCGGGCGATTTCGTTCCGCTTCATTACGATCAGACCTTCGTTGAGGCGGCCGGAATCCCGACCGTATTCGCGCAGGGGATGTTCACGGCGGGACTGCTCTCCAAGGCGGTCACTGACTACGTCGGGATCGGCAACGTGCGCCAGTACAAGGTCCGCTTCGCCACGCGCGTATGGCCGGGTGACGTCGTGACCTGCACGGGCAAGATCACGAGCAAGCTCGAGAAGGACGGCGAGAAGCAGATCGAAGGCGATCTGATCGTCACCAATCAGAAAGGCGAACCGGCAATCCGGGGCTCCTTCCGCGCCGCCTGCGCCTAG
- a CDS encoding DUF3536 domain-containing protein gives MTEPRYVIIHGHFYQPPRESPWTGIIAPEGGAAPFQNWNERILSECYTANAHAHTMEGTVVHVRNNYEALNFDFGPTLAGWLEHHGKPAYRAMRRGDQISAERHAGRGNAIAQPYSHAIMPMLTPRDRELQIQWGIEDFVYRFGRKPEGIWLPECAADDDTLASVVAAGMKFVILSAEQGRYSGPGADTRQAGPFAWSNGTHSLAVFRFDTHLSSSVSFAEGLLDGGRLAEWIVNTALSFAPGEALMLATDGETFGHHKKSGAAELARALIMLERREDVVVTNCANYLASHAPRGAFSLPTASSWSCPHGIERWRSNCGCRLDPTSSQEWRTPFRGAMEFVKNHVEAVYDRFAAPLLKDRHHEALDGAVRLLIDDNAAVHEEFFTRFGVGDEVNRERLLRMFEMVRAGYASLTSCAWFFDDFGGLEGRIALKWAARASELAAELTPSIEAELLDHLREIRSNRRENGDAASLYLSLKTREARGRI, from the coding sequence ATGACAGAACCCCGATACGTCATAATTCACGGTCATTTTTATCAGCCGCCGCGCGAAAGTCCGTGGACCGGGATTATCGCGCCCGAAGGCGGCGCCGCGCCCTTCCAGAACTGGAACGAGCGCATCCTGAGCGAATGCTACACGGCGAACGCCCATGCCCATACGATGGAGGGTACGGTCGTCCACGTCCGCAATAACTACGAGGCGCTTAACTTCGACTTCGGCCCGACGCTCGCCGGATGGCTCGAGCATCATGGCAAGCCCGCATACCGGGCGATGCGCCGCGGCGACCAGATCTCCGCCGAGCGCCACGCGGGCCGCGGCAACGCAATCGCGCAGCCGTACTCGCATGCGATCATGCCGATGCTCACGCCGCGCGATCGCGAGCTGCAGATCCAGTGGGGCATCGAGGATTTCGTCTACCGCTTCGGCCGCAAGCCCGAGGGCATTTGGCTGCCCGAATGCGCCGCCGATGACGACACGCTCGCCTCGGTCGTCGCTGCCGGAATGAAGTTCGTGATCCTCTCCGCCGAGCAGGGCCGCTACAGCGGTCCCGGCGCCGATACTCGTCAGGCCGGTCCCTTCGCGTGGAGCAACGGCACGCATAGCCTCGCGGTTTTTCGATTCGATACCCATCTGTCGTCGTCAGTTTCGTTCGCCGAAGGCCTGTTGGATGGCGGCCGCCTCGCGGAATGGATCGTCAACACCGCGCTCAGCTTCGCGCCGGGTGAAGCACTGATGCTCGCGACCGACGGCGAGACCTTTGGCCATCACAAAAAGAGCGGCGCAGCCGAGCTCGCACGCGCGCTTATCATGCTCGAGCGGCGCGAGGATGTCGTCGTAACCAATTGCGCTAACTATCTCGCCTCGCATGCGCCGCGCGGCGCCTTCTCGCTGCCGACCGCGAGCTCGTGGAGCTGTCCGCATGGAATCGAGCGTTGGCGCTCGAACTGCGGATGCCGTCTCGATCCAACCTCGAGCCAGGAATGGCGCACACCGTTTCGTGGCGCGATGGAGTTCGTGAAGAACCACGTCGAAGCGGTTTACGATCGCTTCGCCGCGCCGCTCCTCAAGGATCGCCATCACGAGGCGCTCGACGGCGCCGTCCGCCTGCTAATCGACGACAACGCGGCGGTGCATGAGGAATTCTTCACCCGCTTCGGCGTCGGCGACGAGGTAAATCGCGAGCGCCTGCTGAGAATGTTCGAGATGGTGCGGGCAGGCTACGCCTCGCTCACGAGCTGCGCATGGTTCTTCGACGATTTCGGCGGCCTCGAAGGCCGCATCGCGCTCAAGTGGGCCGCGCGCGCCTCGGAACTCGCCGCCGAGCTGACCCCATCGATCGAAGCGGAGCTGCTCGATCATCTGCGTGAAATTCGCTCGAATCGGCGTGAGAATGGCGATGCGGCTTCTTTGTATCTGAGCCTCAAGACGCGGGAAGCGCGCGGGAGGATTTAG
- the acs gene encoding acetate--CoA ligase, whose translation MASNESTHLDVTLNESRKFAPSAEFSAAAWVKSKDEYEALYKRADQDPEGFWSECAKNLDWFKPFGQVLEWKFPFAKWFLGGTINAAYNCLDRHLKGPRRNKAALIWEGEPGDSRVYTYQMLAEEVGRAANALKSLGVKEGDRVAIYMPLLPEAAIAMLACARIGAIHSVVFGGFSSEALADRINDAEAKVCITADGGWRRGQIVELKHNVDEALKKCPSVHKVLVLKRTGSHVDMRKGRDEWWDEVVPKQSPKCEAAQLDSEHPLFTLYTSGTTGKPKGVLHSTGGYLTHTLMTMRWVFDMKDDDIYWCTADIGWVTGHSYTVYGPLAAGATVLMYEGAPNFPENDRFWQIIEKYRVNIFYTAPTAIRTFIKWGDSWVKKHDLSSLRLLGSVGEPINPEAWMWYRKVIGGDRCPIVDTWWQTETGGIMISPMPGAIAAKPGSATRPLPGIAADVVTPDGKSVGAKQGGLLIVRKPWPGMLRTIFRDPERYKQQYFSQMEGVYFTGDGARRDEDGYFWIMGRVDDVINVSGHRLGTMEIESALVSHITVAEAACVGRPDDMKGQAVVAFVTLEGGRKGDNKLREELRAHVVKEIGALARPDDIRFTDALPKTRSGKIMRRLLRQIAAGDETLGDTTTLEDLSVLAKLRDDDD comes from the coding sequence ATGGCCTCGAACGAAAGCACGCATCTCGACGTCACGCTCAACGAATCGCGCAAGTTCGCGCCATCGGCCGAGTTTTCCGCCGCCGCGTGGGTGAAGAGCAAGGACGAATACGAAGCGCTCTACAAGCGCGCCGACCAGGATCCGGAAGGCTTCTGGTCCGAATGCGCGAAGAATCTCGACTGGTTCAAGCCATTCGGCCAGGTGCTCGAATGGAAATTTCCGTTCGCCAAATGGTTCCTCGGCGGGACGATCAACGCCGCCTACAATTGCCTCGATCGCCATCTCAAGGGGCCGCGCCGCAACAAGGCGGCGCTCATCTGGGAAGGCGAGCCCGGCGACTCGCGCGTCTACACCTACCAGATGCTGGCTGAGGAAGTCGGCCGCGCCGCCAACGCGCTCAAATCGCTCGGCGTGAAGGAAGGCGACCGCGTTGCGATATACATGCCGCTATTGCCCGAGGCCGCGATTGCGATGCTCGCGTGCGCGCGAATCGGCGCAATTCACTCGGTCGTATTCGGCGGCTTCTCGTCGGAGGCGCTCGCCGATCGAATCAACGACGCCGAGGCCAAGGTCTGCATCACGGCCGACGGCGGATGGCGTCGCGGGCAGATCGTCGAGCTCAAGCACAACGTCGACGAAGCGCTGAAGAAATGCCCGTCTGTTCACAAAGTGTTAGTGCTCAAGCGCACCGGCAGTCACGTCGATATGCGCAAGGGGCGCGACGAATGGTGGGACGAAGTCGTTCCCAAGCAGAGCCCCAAGTGCGAGGCCGCACAGCTCGACAGCGAGCATCCGCTGTTCACGCTCTACACCTCCGGCACCACGGGCAAGCCCAAGGGCGTGCTCCATTCAACCGGCGGATACCTGACGCACACGCTGATGACGATGCGCTGGGTGTTCGACATGAAGGACGACGACATCTATTGGTGCACGGCGGACATCGGCTGGGTCACCGGTCACAGCTATACCGTGTACGGACCGCTCGCCGCGGGCGCGACGGTTCTGATGTACGAAGGCGCGCCGAATTTTCCCGAGAATGATCGCTTCTGGCAGATAATCGAGAAGTACCGCGTCAACATTTTCTACACCGCGCCGACCGCGATTCGCACCTTTATCAAGTGGGGCGATTCGTGGGTGAAGAAGCACGACCTCTCGAGCCTGCGCCTGCTCGGCTCGGTCGGCGAGCCAATCAATCCCGAAGCCTGGATGTGGTATCGCAAGGTGATCGGCGGCGACCGCTGCCCGATCGTCGATACGTGGTGGCAGACCGAAACCGGAGGCATCATGATCTCGCCGATGCCCGGTGCGATCGCGGCCAAGCCCGGCTCCGCGACGCGGCCGCTGCCTGGAATCGCAGCCGATGTCGTCACCCCCGACGGCAAGAGCGTTGGCGCCAAACAGGGAGGCCTGCTGATCGTGCGCAAGCCGTGGCCCGGGATGCTGCGAACGATCTTCCGCGATCCGGAGCGCTACAAGCAGCAGTATTTCAGCCAGATGGAAGGCGTGTACTTCACCGGCGACGGCGCGCGCCGCGACGAGGACGGCTACTTCTGGATCATGGGCCGCGTCGACGACGTCATCAACGTCTCGGGACACCGCCTCGGCACGATGGAAATCGAAAGCGCGCTGGTCTCGCATATCACAGTCGCAGAAGCCGCATGCGTCGGCCGTCCCGACGATATGAAAGGCCAGGCTGTCGTCGCATTCGTCACGCTCGAAGGCGGCCGCAAAGGCGACAACAAGCTCCGCGAAGAACTCCGCGCCCACGTGGTCAAGGAGATCGGCGCCTTGGCCCGCCCCGACGACATCCGCTTCACCGACGCACTGCCAAAAACCAGAAGCGGCAAAATAATGCGCCGCCTACTCCGCCAGATCGCCGCCGGCGACGAAACCCTCGGCGACACAACCACGCTCGAAGATCTTTCGGTCCTGGCAAAACTCCGCGACGACGACGATTGA
- a CDS encoding MBL fold metallo-hydrolase, which yields MASDPTLYLRQAQIGPMANFVYLVGDSAARKLAVVDPAWDVTAICDFAEKEGYEIDKILITHYHPDHLGGSMMGQTIEGAAEMLNRVKAKIYVNKHEAEGVKKVAGLADSDLVKMDAGDIAKVGDLEVKFLHTPGHTPGSQCFLIDGNLISGDTLFVNSCGRVDLPGSDPEAMYYSLNNTLKSLDDETVVYPGHAYSNEPNTTIAKQKRHNMYMRFETLDDFLDAMGVARR from the coding sequence ATGGCATCGGACCCGACACTTTACCTAAGGCAGGCGCAAATTGGCCCGATGGCCAACTTCGTGTACCTCGTCGGCGACAGCGCCGCGCGCAAGCTCGCGGTGGTCGATCCGGCGTGGGACGTGACCGCGATCTGTGATTTCGCCGAGAAAGAAGGCTACGAGATCGACAAGATTCTGATCACGCACTATCACCCCGATCACCTGGGCGGTTCCATGATGGGGCAGACGATCGAGGGTGCGGCCGAGATGCTGAATCGGGTCAAGGCGAAGATCTACGTGAACAAGCACGAGGCCGAGGGCGTGAAGAAAGTCGCGGGCCTGGCGGATTCCGATCTCGTCAAGATGGACGCCGGCGATATCGCCAAGGTCGGCGACCTGGAAGTCAAGTTTCTGCACACTCCCGGTCATACTCCCGGGTCGCAATGCTTCCTCATCGACGGCAACCTGATCTCGGGCGATACGCTGTTCGTGAATTCATGCGGCCGCGTCGATTTGCCAGGCTCGGATCCCGAGGCGATGTATTACAGCCTGAACAACACGCTGAAGAGCCTCGACGACGAGACGGTCGTTTATCCCGGCCACGCATATTCGAACGAGCCCAACACGACGATCGCGAAACAGAAGCGTCACAACATGTACATGCGCTTCGAAACCCTCGACGATTTCCTCGACGCGATGGGCGTCGCGCGGCGCTGA
- a CDS encoding cob(I)yrinic acid a,c-diamide adenosyltransferase translates to MAIRLNRIYTRTGDKGTTALVGGRRVPKESLRLESYGTIDELNSIVGIVRTYLPNYAAGFGDDFQWYSEALRRIQNELFDVGSELATPPDGEYEGMHKMSDGEPALLEEEMDRMEKELEPLKSFTLPGGGVLNAFLHQARTVCRRAERVCWRLKREEDINDKLIVYVNRLSDHLFVQSRWVAKRLGEPEFVWDRGLRIDEIRRAARRAGAPRKESK, encoded by the coding sequence ATGGCAATACGACTGAATCGCATTTATACGCGGACCGGCGATAAGGGCACTACGGCGCTCGTCGGCGGAAGGCGCGTGCCGAAGGAAAGCCTGCGACTCGAATCCTACGGCACTATCGACGAACTCAACTCGATCGTCGGTATCGTGCGCACTTACCTGCCGAACTATGCCGCCGGCTTCGGCGATGACTTCCAGTGGTACTCAGAGGCGCTGCGGCGTATCCAGAACGAGCTCTTCGATGTCGGCTCGGAACTCGCCACTCCGCCCGACGGCGAGTACGAGGGCATGCATAAGATGAGCGACGGCGAGCCCGCTCTTCTCGAGGAAGAGATGGATCGCATGGAGAAGGAGCTCGAGCCGCTGAAATCGTTCACGCTGCCGGGCGGCGGCGTGCTCAATGCTTTTCTGCACCAGGCACGCACGGTATGCCGCCGCGCGGAGCGCGTATGCTGGCGGCTCAAGCGCGAGGAAGACATCAACGACAAGTTGATTGTCTATGTTAACCGCCTGAGCGATCACCTGTTCGTGCAATCGCGATGGGTCGCGAAACGTCTGGGCGAACCGGAATTTGTGTGGGATCGCGGCCTTCGTATCGATGAGATCAGGCGCGCAGCGAGAAGGGCAGGCGCGCCGCGCAAGGAGTCGAAATAA
- a CDS encoding rhodanese-like domain-containing protein yields the protein MINQQQPAEAHETLKKNSDAIYLDVRTEAEFAAGHPEGAINIPVVFIKGPGQMEVNPDFVEVAQKVLSKNKKLVVGCMAGGRSQRACEMLEDAGYTDLTNVTGGFGGQRDASGAVVVKGWRDSGLPVSTDISGNSYQVQRKKAGL from the coding sequence ATGATCAACCAGCAGCAACCTGCCGAGGCTCACGAGACGCTCAAGAAAAATTCCGACGCGATCTACCTGGACGTTCGCACCGAGGCGGAGTTCGCCGCCGGCCATCCTGAGGGCGCGATCAATATTCCAGTGGTGTTCATCAAGGGGCCGGGCCAGATGGAAGTGAATCCGGACTTCGTCGAAGTGGCGCAGAAGGTGCTGTCGAAGAACAAGAAGCTGGTCGTCGGATGCATGGCCGGTGGTAGATCGCAGCGCGCCTGCGAGATGCTCGAGGACGCAGGCTACACGGATTTGACCAACGTGACCGGCGGCTTCGGCGGCCAACGCGACGCCTCGGGCGCAGTGGTAGTAAAAGGCTGGCGCGACTCCGGCCTGCCGGTATCGACGGACATCAGCGGCAACTCATACCAGGTGCAGAGAAAGAAGGCTGGATTGTGA
- a CDS encoding nitroreductase family protein: protein MDAVEAILKRRVQRSFADQPVELEKLNMIVEAGRHAMSARNLQPWQFVIVRERETLKKLGELCTTGKFIGEAPSAVAILKDLANTRWADVDCAQAVQNMADAAWALGLGTCWAGNFDADKIVQLLGVPVEWGIFTVLPFGYANPAKPPEARPLKSRKEMVHYERYGNPKP, encoded by the coding sequence ATGGATGCAGTCGAAGCAATCCTGAAACGGCGCGTGCAGCGCTCATTTGCCGACCAGCCGGTCGAGCTCGAGAAGCTCAACATGATCGTCGAAGCGGGGCGGCATGCGATGAGCGCGCGCAATCTCCAGCCCTGGCAGTTCGTCATCGTGCGCGAGCGCGAGACGCTAAAGAAACTCGGCGAGCTGTGCACGACCGGGAAGTTCATCGGCGAAGCGCCGTCCGCGGTCGCGATCCTGAAAGATCTCGCGAACACGCGATGGGCCGACGTCGATTGCGCGCAGGCCGTGCAGAACATGGCCGATGCGGCATGGGCGCTGGGCCTGGGCACCTGCTGGGCCGGCAACTTCGATGCGGACAAGATCGTCCAGCTTCTTGGCGTGCCGGTAGAATGGGGCATCTTCACGGTGCTGCCATTTGGCTATGCGAACCCCGCCAAGCCGCCCGAAGCGCGGCCGCTCAAGTCGCGCAAGGAGATGGTTCATTACGAGCGCTACGGGAATCCGAAACCGTAG